One window of the Dehalococcoidia bacterium genome contains the following:
- a CDS encoding M23 family metallopeptidase: protein MSGQPIVFSPQSGHNTRVGMSLRSISRRGCLLLAPPALLGALGISALWPAARDRAGRTLAWYQDTAPPTVTIRVPERPVRGVAVVVVEVADAHDWTIESIDLDGTPLPAAAGEHWIDTAALPDGAHVVTVRARDRSAAANETIAQASFVSRNSGPRLDLDPRSTQVGQGQTLVVRVRTDVPAEVRGTLDGWPLHFVADGLLNWALAGFDAMTRPGRLRLALAAVDELGNRSEAAFDVAVTPVRYPNEEVWLPPATSGLIGSNVNAQEIARLDRIFAGISPVKRWEGPFLVPVPHPIVSEFATGRSYNGGPITSRHWGTDFDCPVGTPVAAAAAGTVVLADTLAVRGLAVILDHGLGVFSCYYHLSRADVRLGQAVDRGTRIGLSGASGAVTGPHLHWEVRVRGEAVDPMAWTRTTIP, encoded by the coding sequence ATGAGCGGCCAGCCGATTGTGTTCTCGCCGCAAAGCGGGCACAATACGCGCGTTGGGATGAGCTTGAGGTCGATCAGCCGCCGGGGCTGCCTCCTCCTCGCGCCGCCAGCGCTCCTGGGCGCGCTCGGGATCAGCGCGCTTTGGCCCGCCGCGCGCGACCGGGCAGGCCGAACGCTGGCGTGGTACCAGGACACCGCGCCCCCAACGGTGACAATCCGCGTCCCCGAGCGACCGGTTCGCGGCGTCGCGGTCGTCGTTGTCGAAGTCGCTGACGCGCACGATTGGACAATCGAGTCGATCGACCTCGACGGGACGCCGCTGCCGGCAGCGGCAGGCGAACACTGGATCGACACCGCTGCTCTCCCCGACGGAGCGCACGTTGTCACCGTGCGCGCGCGCGACCGCTCTGCAGCCGCGAACGAGACAATCGCTCAGGCTTCTTTTGTCAGCCGGAACTCAGGCCCGCGCCTCGACCTCGACCCGCGCTCGACCCAGGTCGGCCAAGGGCAGACCCTCGTGGTGCGGGTGCGGACAGACGTGCCGGCAGAGGTGCGGGGAACGCTCGACGGCTGGCCGCTTCACTTCGTCGCCGATGGGCTGCTCAATTGGGCGCTCGCCGGCTTCGACGCGATGACGCGTCCCGGCCGGCTGCGGCTTGCGCTTGCGGCAGTCGATGAGCTCGGCAACCGGAGCGAGGCCGCATTCGACGTCGCCGTCACCCCCGTCCGCTATCCCAACGAAGAGGTGTGGCTCCCGCCCGCGACAAGCGGACTGATCGGGTCGAACGTCAACGCCCAGGAGATCGCGCGGCTCGACCGAATTTTTGCCGGCATCTCCCCGGTCAAGCGGTGGGAGGGGCCGTTCCTCGTTCCCGTGCCCCATCCGATTGTGTCGGAGTTCGCCACCGGGCGCAGCTACAATGGGGGCCCCATCACCAGCCGCCACTGGGGAACCGATTTCGACTGTCCCGTCGGGACCCCGGTTGCTGCTGCCGCCGCGGGAACAGTCGTCCTTGCCGACACGCTGGCAGTGCGCGGGCTCGCCGTCATTCTCGACCACGGCCTCGGGGTGTTCAGCTGCTACTACCACCTGAGCCGGGCCGATGTCCGCCTCGGGCAAGCGGTCGATCGGGGCACCCGGATTGGACTGAGCGGCGCGAGCGGCGCGGTCACGGGGCCGCATCTCCACTGGGAGGTGCGCGTTCGGGGCGAAGCGGTCGACCCGATGGCGTGGACTCGAACGACCATCCCCTAG